ATGAGGAGAAGTATAAAACTATTGATTATATGCTTGAGATTATTCGCTAGGAGATCTGCCTTTGCTTGGGAAGCTCGAAGGGAGAGGAGAAAGCCGTCTCTGATATGATGTGCTATAGGAAGTTGGGTCTTGCTATTGAGAATCCTAGCGCCTCTCCTCCCCTGGAAGTGCATTGGTGCAAGCCTCTGCTGAACTGGATGAAAGTTAACGTTGATGGTAGCTCCCTAGGCAATCTAGGGAGAGCTGGAGCAGGGGGGATAGCTTGTGACAATAAAGGTCAAGTGACAAACTCTTTCAGTATCTTCCTGGGTATAAAATAAGCTTATGAGGCTGAATTTGAGGCTGTAATGGAAGGAATTTTGTTGGCAAAGAACTCTAATGCAAGGGGGTTGTGGATTGAATCTGATTCGGCAGCAGTGGTGTCTACAGTGCAGAAGACTCAAATCCCTTGGTTTGCTCTTCAAATGgatttttgttcttccttttttggCTTCTATCCCTTGGAAGATCTCTCATTGCTTTCGTGAAGCTAATATAGCAGCTGACTATCTTGCCAAGAAGGCTTCAAAGTCGGGTCTCTCTGATTACTTGGTATCCTTTCGAGTCATGTTCTGATGGATTTGGAGGATGATGCGATGGGCAGGCATCATTTCAAATTCTGCTAGGgcactccctttctctctctgttgatggcaatgccgaaggtggagtctGCAAGCTGCTCTAGTGGTTTCGGCCTTgtccttgttttttctttcttgtttggtgtattcctcttttttaataaaattatctcttagcaaaagaaaaaaaaaaaaaaaaaaaaaaacaccaggCGACGATCTGAAAATATCTTTGATCAGGTATTGACAGGGTGCCAATTCAAAGGGCTTATAGGGATTGATTCTTAACAGTTGGAAATCCTTGGTCATTCTTGGTAGGAGCAGCAGCCTCAACAACTTTCTTAGGGGTTCCACCTCTGGTTTTAATGGCAGTGATgggatgaagatgttgagagtGTGAGGAGACTATTATTGTGTATGAGGTTCAGGGTGGATGGGAGTGGGCTTAGCGGTAACAACAAATTGATGAGGAGCAAACGATCGGTGTGGGTGATGAAGGTTGTGGtggtggggtggtggtggtggtggtgtgagTGATGGGGGGGGTGTTGTCTAATTATCATCATTGATAAGGTTGAGTTCGAAGGGTAGCTTGAGGGTCGAGAGATACAATGGaataaattttttggtgtttctgTCAATGATGGTTATTTAGTAAGATCTATCTAGATTGAATTGATTAGAAGATAACTCACTTTTATGAGGAAGTTAACTCTATTGCTGATCTACTTTCAAAACATGCAGCAGCAACAAGGGTTTCAAATACTTGTGCGGTTCCTCCATAGTTCACCATTGCTGAGATTTCTTGGGATGCTCTAGAAAGCCTTGTTTTAGATTTTTCTGAGTTGCTTCTTTGTTCAATTTTACCATTTGCTGATAGCCATTCCGAAGGTGGATAGGTGGACTGATTTTCAGTGGTTGTGTTGAGCTGTCTTTTTAGCCAATTTGAGTTCCTTTGTAATTCTTTCGttcattttaataaaatatctttgttggttgtaataaaaaaataataaataaataaaaataaaaaacatgatGCAACtaattggatatatatatatatatatatatgtcttaCCTAATGGATGCTGATATAAACCCATGACTAGAGTTTATTTCTATATGATGGTCATGATATAGATGACTTCACATGTATTTTCTCACGTGTAGAAAAAACACATACAAATGTGACAATGACCCAAATGTGTGGTAATTGGCCACCCTCATAAACCACGTACATATTacctttaaaaattaaaaaataaataaataaataaagtaaaacacttatgctctctctctctgaccAAGAAACTCAACGCTACTATTCCTAAACAACTTAAGAGTCGGGCCTTCTTTTTGCGCTATTACGgatacaaaaataatgaaaaaatgggATTCAATTGTCAACTGCTCCTAATCGGAAATAGGATTGACTACAGATTCGAGCTATTGCACATGGTTTCATAAAATTCGTACGGTTTTTCCTATCTAAATCGAGCAGGTTTTACATGAAGAGGATTTTACGCGGCATGTTCCATTCAATACGAATTATAGGATCGTAAGAAATTGGTGTACCCACAAGAAGACAGTCACCAAGACACCACCAATGCAATGGTTAAAAAACAGTGTCAGGCTGCGGAGTAAACACTAGCACCTCCCAGTGTGTCTCTGTCCTCATTTCTATGAAATAATATATTTACCCACTATTGTGGGAAGAGAGACACACACAAGGAGATGCTAACTTATGTTTACACAGCTAGACAGAGagttcaatttctattttaaattcaaattatgaAATTACAATTCTAACTTCCACCACATCCACCAATTAGATGAGGGTGCTAGCCACAGGCCATGTTTTACAACACACTTGTATCTTACATGGATAGACATGTCTTTTAgatcatcccccccccccccagcccCCCTTCTCTTGTCTCAAACTTGTTGCAGGACTTTCATGGCTTGTTGATCTTTGTATTCTGAGCTAGGCCTGTTGGTGGGCTTGATGGGTTTTTCGATCTGAGGTATGAAACCTGCCACGATTTCCTAACTCATTCACTGCTTTGACAACCCCTTCAATACGTGCCACGATTTCGATcaatatggaagctaaggtaaGGAGAGGAACAACCTCGACCAAAGTCACAATAGTGGGTGTTGAAATTAGGTCTAAATTTTCTGCTACAGGTGATGATGGTGGAGGTGGAGTACTGAGAAGGGTAGGGAGAGAATTCAAAACATTTTGGAGCTTTCGTAGAGCATCTTTCATCTCTCCAATTGACAAAACTATTTTGGAATATCTCCTCATCGTCTTGGTAGAAATAGCCAATTGGATGCAGGCATCACTGAGATGCTTCTTTACGAAGTCAGGTGCCTGTAGCTCAATAACAATTCCAAAACAATTGTTAGTGTTGTAAAGACTAGAGACTCAACTCTTGGTGAGGGAAGGCAATAAATTGAGGTTTGGGTTGccaagaaaatgataaaatattattacCAAGGTTGGTGAACATGGATATGTATGACAatgttcccaaaaaaaaaagttgttttcGTGCTTTTTTAGAACACATTTGGAACAGAACATGTATGTGACATTCGATATGTTTTTTGCTTTTCTGGATGAACTGGGTTCGAAACACATTTCTTGAAGTTATGAGAAACAAATTGAAAGTGGttgaaaacagaaataaaattgGGCAAAAAAATAGACCGGACATGTAACCACCACCTCCTTCTCCTCACCCACCTCCTCTTCCTCTATCTCCACGGCTAAAAATACCACCACCTCTTCCACCGCACTCAACACCACCACTTCCACCTTCCCTTCACCCCCATGTTCACCACATCACCTCTTTCACTGCTACCTCCATGGCTAAAAATACCACCACCTCTTCCACCACAGTCAACACCACCACTTCCACCTTCCCTTCACCCCCATATTCACCACATCACCTCTttcaccgccaccaccaccaccaccagtgCTGCCTCTTCCTCCTCACCCACATCATTACCTCTTCAAttgccgccaccaccaccaccaccaccaccacctcctccgcaccctatcaccaccaccatcacttTTCTGTTTATTTGCTTTCTATATGTATttctgttattattttttttttttagtgagaaattcctttttttttagttttaccataaaatattttttgtataGAAAAGTTATTTCGAGTTTCGACTCCAAAATACTAATTTGAAATATAAACGTtgccatacttttttttttttttttttggtgaagtatAAACGTTACCATACACAAACTAAGAAGgtgtaactttattttttaaatttttttttactttttagtataatattctttcttttatttttttatttttttttcattgaggGTAAATGAAACATTTTACATGtcacttgaaatttttttgatttttatttttaatccttAATATAAATAGtttttaagaataaaacaaagggcaatcaaagaaaaataacgACTTCTCTCTTCACCTTTTGGTAACAAGTTGCGCAATTTTTAAATTGAGTAAAACAATTAAGCTGCAATCTACCTAAAATTCTGAATTCATGCAACTATTAAGAACCTCAATGCAGAAGGCACAGTTGCACATTGATGCTCCAATTTTGAGGTATTGTTTCCATGGATGCCTAAAGTGGAAGCAACCATGGGCAGGTTTCCATAATGCAAGATTAGCttataaaaagttaaaactcATGAGGCACAGAAATTCATTAAGGAAATCATTtttaggaaagaagagaaacaatatttgtgtgtgtgtgtgtgtgtgtttttttttttttttttttttgttttttttttttttttttttttttgctaaatgtcTGAAAAAGTATATATTAAATGAATGGAGAATTACAatcacaaagaatgagaaaaaaaactATAGATTTATCTCTCCACcctcggcattgccatcagcagaaagataatcaaatcaaaggtaaaactAGCTAACAGAAACTATATCCTGGTCTCATATTAGAGAAACAATATTTGTACAAATATAATTCAGTTTACTTACAAAAGATTCTTCTGCGGCTTTTGAATTTAACGCACATTTGTATCCTATTAGACTTTTTGGGGCTTCATCCTCATTCTCAACCTTGCcattgttcttcttctccttgaagTAGTCCACTAGACATCCTAAATTTCATGTTATAGAAGAAAATTTGAATCAGATATCATTCTATAGGACTATAGTTTACATCTCAAGTCCTAAAAATTATCTGTACATGAAGGTAGATGTCATTAAGAGACTTACCATCCAAGGAATTGGCAAGGTTTTCCATATTACGAGTGATTAGGAGGTGGAGCTCCTCGCCAGCCCAATCTGGACAAATGAGCATGCACATAATAATGCCTATGGCAACGGTAGACACTCTCAAGTAACCCATCTGAAACGGTCTTTCAATCCGGAAACCAGACACCGTGATCAAGCTATAGGTGAGGATAAAGATCATTGCACCGTATTGTATAGGTCAATGAAATTTCACAAACCTGATACGAGGACTGAAGCTCCCATAATTACAAGCTCAAACGGTTGTCCAAACTGACTAGCAATGCAGTGGATGGAGACAGCTAGTGTTCCAGCAAGAATAGTTCCAGTTACTCGGTTTATGCTTTTATATGTTGTTGCTCCTGCAACAAatcaacagcaacaacaatttaaaaaattagaacTGACTTTTTTTTTGTACTAAAGATCAGTAAAAGAATAAGCTAATGAATAGATTAAAGAATACAGATATACAGGATTAGCGTCCAGGCATACTCAGACgaaagcaaaaataaatattataaaatttttatatatttttggatagttaATATCGAATTACCAACTCGAAAGAGTTAAGCTCAAATATTAAATGACTTGATgcttcaccttcggcattgtcatCAACAGAACACAAGCAATTAATTATTAGTGTCCTAAAGACCCACTTATGCCATTGCCatgatcttctagcaaaaaaaaaattctgaatctTAGTCTTTCCTGCAAAATTTAAGGGATTTGAATGCTTACCCACTGTGTATTCAAAGATTACCACAACTGTTATGACTGCCCATATGGCATTCTAATCTCCAACACCATCGTATAAAAGCCTCACATAGTAAAACATTGATACTATGGTAAGTGCTATCGCTACCTTGAAAGAatggatgaattttttatttgagggcaattgtatactttccggattagggtatttttgctatatatttgtagcgagggtttcttctctgtaatgcaagtaatactgaaagatgtgaggacgagcactgtaaccctattctccattaacagtgaagcaggatctcatctcaccggggacataggcaaccttgccaaacctcataaaatctgtgtgcagtgtttgttctgtttttccattatcttttgcatcacTTTAGTGTTGTGTTTCTACAGATCTCTATAGtaaaactctttttttattattttttctaccATAGGGGTTGGTtacacccacacacacaaaGCGTACAACAAACTTCgatcccacaacctcctcccctATGCACTAGCTCTTCAAGCTGAAACTGCCACCACTAAGCTATTCTAGTGTTCGTATAATGTATAATTAAACAGTTCACTATACTAATTACATAATAATTCTTCCTTCTAGACCTTGGGAAGAAATTTTGGTCCTATCATACTTTTGATGCAAGATCCAAATAATATTTTGCACTAACAGTTTTTTTGATCTCTTTGTTTCTTTGCTCGAGTAACCATTTTGGATCCTCGGATGATGGATAGCCTGATATATCCAAGCAATGTGATCTTGCATGATGAATTTATGTAAGTACCCTTAACATACAAAAGGTAGTCTACGAGCAATAATGATAACAACTGATATTTTTTGCCAAAGTTAAACTGTTGTGCATGGTTCAGATGATTGTAACCTGTGGCCATGCATTATTGCTtttgaatcagaaaaaaaagTGAGTATAGTAGAAGATTGATACGGTTCCATATCAGTCATATGGAGGCAGACCCACATTGCTTTCACAAGAAAATTAATGTGAGTCGATATGATTTTGGGTTCCTTTAGTTTGTAAGCTGATTTATGGGGATGAGTTCTAGGTCTATATCAAAGACATATCATGTTTTGTATGAACCGCTTTCCAACGCCCTATTTATGAGAAGACAAAACTAGAGTTAGATTTCTCAAACAAACtgataataatatataaatagagACTTTAAGGAGGATCAAACTTGTCTGTAATGCGCACTACAGGGTAGTGTAGATCCAAAGGTTGAAAGCCCTCAGACATGCAGCCCAAGGTGCTCCCTACAACCCTTGAATCTATGTTACATGTATGCCGTGTTGCATGACAGAGGATCCCTGTCCCTTTAGGGATACATTATAAGTTAATTGTCCTCCACTACTATATGGGTCTTTCAGTCCATTGGAGAATATGATGTTGCTTCCAAACTTCTTAAGAACCCTCTTAATATCATGTAGTTTTAAGCCACACCAATGTCAAATGGGTACGTTAGAAGTGAAGTGATGAATGAGTTAATTCAAAAAGAACATATTTAAACAAAATTAATTAGAATGTTATTAGCGATCTGTACAACATACATGACCATCAAATTTAGTAGTGATCCAATGAGGTCAAGTTGTGTGCTCCTATGCCAGACACATGGGTGGCGAAATGATCAACCTGCCCTCTCCTGTTGGATATGATACAAGCTCTCATTCGTCCCGCACTAGCGAAGGGGCCACGCAACCAGGTTGTGTTCTCTCTCACAAatttataaatgaaaaaaagaagcctaaaaagCAATGTGACCTTTAAACCCAGACACATGGAGGGGCTgaaaataggggtgtcaatcggtcgggatGGGTCGATCTCGATCGGACCTAGTCGGGCTTGGCCAAATTCTAGGGCTGGACTATGAATGcccatttagctaaacgggctttGCTAGGGCAGACATAGTATGATTTATAATTGGGCTAGTCAGTCTTGAGCTATAAGCGGGCTTAATgagccttaatcgggctactaGCATGTTTATCCCTAAACAAGAATTAAATGAGCTCTAAATGGGCCTTCccaacattttttctttttgtgtggTAAAGAACAAATTTACTGATGGTGATAAACATGTGTACATCCATTAGCTTCAGACTCACAAAGTCTGAGAAGCCAAGGAATGGAATATAGTCAATCTATCAAACACATGATAGACATGACCTTCTGTGCCAGGGCATCTGCAACATTATTCAGACCCTTGGAATACAAGCAAAGGAAATGGAAGCAAATAAAGCATATTGATGCCTAATGTTAGTGACCGTTGTCTTTGCCTTcagaagaggtatttgattacAGTCTGGAAGTAAATTAACAATCTCCTTGCTATTTGATTTCACTTGAAGATGTGGAGATCCTAAAGCCAAAGCATGAGGTAAAGCAGATCTAATGGCCAGCGCCTCTCCTTAAATTACTGAACTTAGAAATTGAGGAACTGAGATGGCCTTAATCAGCCCTCAAAATTGACCTTTGAAAATAAAGCCCAAACCACCTTCCGAAGTCCCTTGGGGAAGCGCCGCGCCACAATTAACTTTGATGTAACTTGGAGCAGGGGTGACCATTTCATAAATGGTGCATGAATAGACCCACTCGCTGCTACATTTTGTTGATGATCCCTTGTAATAGCTGTGGTGAATTCAACATACGCCTTCTCCGCCACCGTTATCACTTCTTGTGGAGTTCATATCTTGGCATTGAAAACCAAATCATTCCTTGCATGCCATAGATACCAGCAAAGGAAAGATGCTCTAGAAAGTGACTCATGAGCAAGCTTTTTATCTGATCGGAATAGAGTGTCCCAACTTCCTAACCATTCATGGAGCAATGGGATATGGTCTGATGGAGGCGTGTATGAAAGGCTATTGCCAAACCAGACCAAGCATGCAAAATAGCAACTAAGCAAAATATAATCTATTGACTCCTTTTCTGTGCCACACCTACAACATGAAGGATCAattggtatgacccggtccatgcggttgtggggtcagtataagCCCATGGGgctagtcaagccgaaggcctggatacccgtcgttagtaaaaatatatatatatatatatcgattgGTACTTTCCAAGAATGGAAACCCTCTCCTGATGCTATCCCTTGCGCATAAACTCTCCAAACGAagcttttaatttttgggagagTCTTTATAGATGGACCTTCTCAACATTGATGCAATAGTCGAAGTACTCAAGTTGACAAGCTTATTCCACTAAATGCACAGTTTTGCCTCAAATATATCCTACAAACACACCATTATTTTACCACCACAATAATTACATAAGtttcatttttaaatttaattttctattgttaaaGACACTTGTTCATCGATCAATCTCTTGCtcattttaaaacttggaaCAAACCACTCTTAACCAAGATTTTAAAACTCGGTCCAGGATCGGTTTCTACTTGAGAGCGGGATGTTCTTTACCCAACCGGcctgatatttttttattttttttttcaatggtatGTGAGACAGTGTGATTAATTTTCATTCCTTGATTTTGGATAATTTGTTTCCAAATCTTAACTTGTGTTTATCATACATTCTATCTGAATGAATTTcgttaccaaaaagaaaaaaacaaatttatGTGGTTGCTAAAAAATATAGGCTAGGACAATGATTCatgctattatttttttttcttttttctttaggtGTTTTACATGTCTATCACATAGTAAATATATATGATTGTACTTCTGCTCACAGAATGTTCATATTGAACATGTATCGTATCATTGCCATTTGCGTTTTATTAggtcatatttaaaaaaatatattattattatctagTTTGTTTAATTGTTGTACATATACATTTTACTATCTTTCACGAACTTACTAATTAtgatcacaattttttttttttttttttttttttttttttttttNNNNNNNNNNNNNNNNNNNNTTTTGTAGATGAAAACATAGTTATATCAACTCCAATATAATTTTCCCTCTTATAAAGAGATTCAAATAAATATATCATTCTCTTTAATAGAGATAGAAGTCCTAAcaatttaccccaaaaaaagaggggaaaggtaTCAAGAGAGAGTagtatgagaaccattcttgtacaATCTAAGTCACACAAATGAAATTCATGCTTCATAGGGTTTTTCCTTGGGTGGGTTCCATCGGTGTGAATCAGTCCCGTATAAGAATAGCTTTTATACGAAGACCTGATCCGCTCACATCCAGTGATTTTCTCAACAATTCCAGGAGACATGAGAGGTAAGGGTTTTTATGTCATTTCAGATTTGACTACATTCAATGCTGATCATGCACATGTTGTGTTAATTTATCCAACCGATTCATCTTCAAGAGATGAGCAGGCTTTGCCttcctttacccaaaaaaataaataaataaataaataaaagagagcaGGCTTTGCGTTCCACCGTTACCATTTCATGCAAAGTAAAACAATGACTTAATATTAGTACCGTTACCATTCATTGTCTTCTAAATAAACCCAACAACCATAGGTTTAAGCCCAATCAAATAATGATTCATTTCTTTCataaaaagataataataatggTCTATTTCAATAAACCCACAAATCATAGGTTTAAGCccaatcaaataattaatgaaaATGGTTTCTGTGGTGGAATGTGGCCCTTACACCTATACATATTAAGAGTAATATGACTATCCAACTCCCATGAAATTAAAATTGAGTAATTCCCTTGTTGTTTCTTCCTTGTGTTCTCCCATTAGTCTATACGCAAGTATAGGATCCACAATGCCACATTGTCtcatagaaaacacttttttctataattaatcaacaaaaacaaaagcaagATTTACATTTTACATCACACGAACTACAAGTCCAAGCCAAATCAGTATTTCTGATCTCTCAATATCCAGATCTGATCTTAagaattataataaataaaaccgAAGATATCAAGATTTAAAACTTATCTTATTTTGCCAATACTtgtaaccatggttttaaaactcagaTCAGTCAGTAGTGATTGGATCAGAATGGTATTAATCTTGATCGATACTTGATCTTGACCTTTCTAGTCCCGATACACGTGTATGGTCCAATGGTAAAATcgtaataaaaattttgatttttaaaaaaacatAGATAAATATGTCTAATACGGTCCGATTAAAATTAGTATTAGAATGGTATCAGCTCTGACCGATCCCATAGAGCTCTCTACCAATAACACAAACTTGAACAACATTTACTCTACTGCAATCACAACATTTCACTTCAATAAAATTAAGAGTGGGTTGAGATGTCCCACTAACCACTCTCTTTATGATCGAAGTCACCCCctacgataaaaaaaaaatcgggtTCTTGCTAATCAATGTTCAAGACAAAACAACTCTTTTAAGATAGGTCCTAACAATAACACAGATTCTAAGAGTAGTGCTCAACAAATCAATTGGAAGAATTACCGAAACAAATAACATCCTCTGCCGTGGGTGTGACAGTGCGGCGAGCATCCAATGGCCGAAATAACATCTATGCATATGCCAATGTCATCTCGACTGTCCAATGCTCGCAGCACCGCCGCACCAACGGAAGACAATAAAATTATCcatgtaagggtgttaatcaattcgatttcggtttaaacgatgcagatcggttcggttcacatttatttgactaaaaccataattgcaccatttactaaacggttccactttctaaaactatgaacatttaataaacgatttcggtttctatggtttctaaacggtgtcgtttcacggttttaaacagtttcggtttcgatttattccatacgacttgtaaaacggttcacaatcggtttgttataacttgcaaccatctctaaactgaagatcataagcttatccaaaaataattggtaaccacaaataagagattctatattgacgatggtatgttttaatttgataatctagtgtcatttctttgcatggtcattctcaaataTATAGAACTAAtgtcatacaacatccaaatctagCCTTCTACagtataaaatattaaaatgacaggtgatTCAGGCAAAACACCTCATCTGTGATAATATAATAACACTTATATGGATTACAatttcatgatctaaagcctaaagttgaactgaattgcaataaatcataccaaagcaagatggacacttaatttaattgttcatTGTTATAAGGATTACTATCcttgctttatttaattgttatacggattaatcgaataggtttaaatggtttaaacGGTTCTGTTTAAATGggttcaattcagtttgaaatcAACGGGTTTCgtggttaaaaccgacccgacccgtttagataatcggcctgaaacttgaaaccataaccgcaccatttactaaataattttataattttgatgTAAATGGACCGATTTTGTTTCGATTAACgatttcgattacaaattcacatccttatatCCATATCCAAGAACTACCACCTACTTCCaaattcattttccttttacaGAGGGATTGTGTCCCTTAAATTTGTCTCTTCAAAACACCCTTCGACACACATTTTGTGGGATATTAATCAAAACCTtataaatccaaaacatataacaagaaaaaatcttgaattttaaattcattttaaaaccttttaaaATAGCTATTGATGTCTCTTCTCTTGCTTCGTCGATTTTATTCATAGTATCTGATCATTTAGAAAGCTGAATAAGATCTTCTTCGGTTTAGTTCTCTTGTGAAAACCAGGGGCAGTTGAGGTTTTAGGTACAAATCTAAGGGCTACAATGAAACCCCACCATTTCCGGCACTCAAGTTGATTTAAGTGGGCCCCACTCACATTTCTCAATCCTCCACCCCCACATTTCCCACTTCCCTCTGCAAAAATTTGTCTTTCCTTTTCAATCCTTCCGtggatgctctctctctctctctctctctctattcttttAATAAGTCTTGAACTTATCCGAGGCGGtcagaaacagaagaaacacCCGAGACCACTCAGCTCAGTCTCACACAAACCAAGCAAAGCTCCCTCTCTGCCTCATCACCTAACCCTGCGATTTTGTAGAAGTAGAACAAAGATTTTGAGAAAGGCATACAGCTCTTACAGAGTTACAGTTAAAATCCATCGATGAAACCCCACAGCCGCAAATACCTCGAGGATTTCCAAGATACCCCACCACCAGTTCCTTCCTTCAGGTCCAGAGATTACTACAACCACCCCAGGCCTCCCGAAGAACAGAAGCTACcgcccaccaccaccaccaccaccaccaacaacaataacaacaacaatggaAATGACGATTTTTCTTCCCTCACTGAGCCAATTACAAGGAAATCCATGGGGCAACCCATTTCGGGAACCGCCTCCGCCTCCTCCTCCGCCTCCGCCTCCGCCTCTGCCTCCATGGCTTTAACAGTGGTGGTACTCCTCACCGTGCTCTGCTTCGtgggattcttctctttttacaTTCACTGTCTCTCCGAGAATAATCCCCCAAACGATCCCCGCCGCCGACGCCACCACCAGACACTCAGGGATAGAGTTTCCTCTTCTGGGATCGACCCCTCAATCATCCAATCACTTCCTTTGTTCGCTTATGACGGTAACGTCAAGGAGCCCATCGATTGCCCAATTTGCCTAAACgaatttgaagaaaaagaaatggttAAGGTGATTCCCTTCTGCCGCCACGTTTTTCATCCCCAATGTATAGATGTGTGGTTGTCCGCTCATGGGTCCTGTCCCCTCTGTCGTTCTACCCAGCTAGTCCtccctcttccttttcctcAGCAA
Above is a window of Macadamia integrifolia cultivar HAES 741 unplaced genomic scaffold, SCU_Mint_v3 scaffold1597, whole genome shotgun sequence DNA encoding:
- the LOC122064279 gene encoding RING-H2 finger protein ATL11-like yields the protein MKPHSRKYLEDFQDTPPPVPSFRSRDYYNHPRPPEEQKLPPTTTTTTTNNNNNNNGNDDFSSLTEPITRKSMGQPISGTASASSSASASASASMALTVVVLLTVLCFVGFFSFYIHCLSENNPPNDPRRRRHHQTLRDRVSSSGIDPSIIQSLPLFAYDGNVKEPIDCPICLNEFEEKEMVKVIPFCRHVFHPQCIDVWLSAHGSCPLCRSTQLVLPLPFPQQQEVPLPIPIPSSSLVVTRASSFSSSSRLRDGVYLLPRSNSF